One part of the Denticeps clupeoides chromosome 8, fDenClu1.1, whole genome shotgun sequence genome encodes these proteins:
- the eps8l1b gene encoding epidermal growth factor receptor kinase substrate 8-like protein 1, with the protein MEHHSIPNPPYAPAPNPPAYPGIRANGAANGQPDKSFLRAQREVDTLNHCFDDIENFMAKLQKVAEAQSILDQRNKKKKKSRKKSAEDDLLSARAKPPSEEEFIDIFQKFKYSFCLMARLKSVISNPNSEELVHHVFRPLEMMVKATGGPALALRVLSPAMTTGAVSLLQNTLSDEEKQLWRSLGTYWTEPRSQLPGNVPPYSPVFLNGWKQEGLGEDAHDPVEAQHRQEEEKDRLQVLSSHTAVTPAPAIDDIDGVPTKGERLYSCTYDFVARNNSELSVLQGETLEVIESSKRWWKCRNRFNEVGFVPSNILEPIAHIESPKMNLTPKAPAAPPMPQRFSYAPPSPPTLPSDITKTRPRSIAVPQHMPETDSDKVMLVNDELLQRLTNGKAGSSRQLVIPKSADTSAPLDYHSPPAEVEQWLRAKGFHEPTVQCLGVLTGAQLFSLKKEELRAVIPEEGARVYSQITVQKALLEDARKATELEAVMEKQKMKVDLKMESGTL; encoded by the exons ATGGAACATCACAGTATTCCGAATCCTCCCTACGCACCGGCCCCCAATCCCCCTGCTTATCCTGGGATCAGAg CAAATGGAGCAGCCAATGGCCAGCCTGACAAGTCTTTTCTACGAGCCCAAAGAGAGgtg GACACCCTGAATCACTGCTTTGATGATATTGAGAACTTCATGGCCAAACTACAAAAAGTGGCCGAAGCTCAAAGCATCCTGGACCAGAGgaacaagaaaaagaagaaaagccgaaaaaaaagtgcagaag acGATCTTCTGTCTGCAAGAGCTAAGCCTCCGTCTGAAGAGGAATTTATTGACATTTTCCAGAAATTCAAGTACAGCTTCTGTCTGATG GCTCGTCTGAAGTCAGTCATCTCCAACCCCAACTCGGAGGAGTTGGTCCACCATGTCTTCAGACCTCTAGAAATG atGGTGAAGGCCACAGGTGGCCCAGCGCTGGCTCTGAGGGTACTGAGTCCAGCAATGACCACGGGAGCAGTCAGTCTACTGCAGAACACCCTCTCAGATGAAGAGAAGCAGCTATGGCGATCTCTGGGAACCTATTGGACAGAACCTCG TTCTCAGCTCCCGGGTAACGTCCCTCCATACTCCCCCGTGTTCCTGAATGGATGGAAGCAGGAAGGGTTAGGTGAAGATGCACATGACCCTGTAGAGGCCcagcacagacaggaagaggagaaggatAGACTGCAG GTACTGAGCTCTCACACAGCAGTGACCCCAGCTCCAGCGATTGATGACAT agATGGGGTTCCTACTAAAGGAGAGAGGCTCTATAGTTGCACTTATGACTTTGTGGCCAGAAACAACAGCGAACTTTCCGTTTTGCAAGGCGAGACCCTAGAG GTGATTGAGTCTTCTAAACGCTGGTGGAAGTGTCGGAATCGCTTCAATGAGGTTGGCTTTGTGCCATCTAACATCCTGGAGCCTATTGCCCATATCGAGAGTCCCAAAATGAACCTAACACCAAAG GCACCTGCAGCCCCTCCCATGCCACAGCGATTCTCCTACGCCCCCCCGAGTCCACCCACTCTTCCATCTGACATCACCAAAACGAGACCTCGCAGCATTGCGGTGCCGCAACACATGCCCGAAACAGACTCAGACAAAG TGATGTTGGTGAATGATGAGCTGCTGCAAAGGCTGACAAATGGGAAGGCTGGATCCAGTCGACAGCTGGTCATACCGAAGTCTGCTGACACATCTGCACCACTGGACTACCATTCTCCACCTGCTGAGGTGGAGCAGTGGCTGAGGGCCAAAGGGTTCCATGAACC AACAGTGCAGTGTTTGGGAGTGCTGACTGGGGCACAGCTCTTCTCCCTGAAGAAGGAGGAGCTGCGTGCTGTAATTCCTGAAGAGGGCGCCAGGGTCTACAGCCAGATCACCGTGCAGAAAGCGCTGCTAGAG GATGCAAGAAAAGCCACAGAGTTGGAAGCGGTGATGGAGAAACAGAAGATGAAAGTTGATCTTAAAATGGAGAGCGGGACCTTATAA
- the LOC114796073 gene encoding sodium-dependent neutral amino acid transporter B(0)AT2-like isoform X2 — translation MPGQERVSTPTWQRVGFSVGLGNVWRFPYLCHQNGGGAFMLLYILLMLLVGVPLFFLELAAGQSIRQGSIGVWKQISPKLAGIGFSSCVVCFFVALYYNVIISWSLFYLGNSFQNPLPWEKCPQTLNGTMVKECELSSPTTYFWFREALDITNSINQIGEFNPIITGCLLAAWAIVFLAMFKGIKSSGKVMYFSSVFPYIVLLCFLIRGLLLDGASEGIIYMLYPKLEIWGSVKVWRQAATQVFFALGLGFGSVIAYSSYNPRKNNCHRDALMVSSINFLTSVLASLVVFAVLGFRAKNIALHCVRENLQLVSGLSLVTSDNPHLFNNSDVTLEEYTEWYHSQGAQLPFNLSNCSLETEMNKGVDGTGLAFIAFTEAMTQFPAAPFWSAMFFLMLLNLGLSTMFGTMEGMLTPLADHFTAIAKHKRLFTVFSCVVGFGIGLLFTQRCGNYFVTMFDDYSATLPLIIVVVFENFSVAWIYGADRFLKDIEKMLQWHPPLIYKYLWKYVCPLAMIGLLGASLLNMFFETPSYSAWDRDTASKVTLAYPGWALALLTSLIIIATLPVPICYIHHTLLGNLRRSHGQRGGANHSLENGNYTWCSTEDPDVAAQDSTSLSPVAEENYRLLNQEDEEESSSV, via the exons ATGCCGGGGCAGGAGAGGGTCAGCACACCGACATGGCAGCGG GTTGGCTTCAGCGTGGGACTGGGAAATGTTTGGCGCTTCCCTTACTTGTGCCACCAAAatggaggag GTGCCTTCATGCTGCTCTATATTCTTCTCATGCTGCTCGTCGGGGTTCCTTTGTTTTTCCTGGAGCTGGCAGCTGGACAGAGCATCCGACAGGGCAGCATTGGTGTCTGGAAGCAGATTTCCCCTAAACTGGCAGGGATTGGCTTCTCCAGCTGCGTG GTGTGCTTCTTTGTGGCACTTTATTATAACGTGATCATTAGCTGGAGTCTGTTCTACCTGGGGAACTCCTTCCAGAACCCGTTACCATGGGAGAAATGTCCACAGACGCTCAATGGCACAA tggtgaagGAGTGTGAACTCAGCTCCCCAACGACCTATTTTTGGTTCCGGGAAGCTCTGGACATAACCAACTCAATTAACCAGATTGGGGAATTTAACCCCATAATCACTGGCTGCTTGCTGGCCGCGTGGGCCATCGTTTTTCTTGCTATGTTCAAAGGTATCAAGTCATCAGGAAAG GTGATGTACTTCTCCTCTGTCTTCCCGTACATCGTGCTTTTATGTTTCCTTATCCGTGGCCTGCTGTTGGATGGAGCTTCAGAGGGAATCATCTACATGCTATACCCCAAG ttGGAGATCTGGGGGAGTGTGAAGGTGTGGCGACAGGCTGCCACTCAAGTGTTTTTTGCCCTGGGCCTTGGCTTTGGTTCAGTCATTGCGTACTCCTCCTACAACCCAAGAAAGAACAACTGCCACCGCGATGCACTTATGGTTTCCTCAATCAACTTCCTCACCTCTGTCCTTGCTTCACTCGTCGTCTTTGCTGTACTTGGCTTCCGAGCCAAGAACATCGCCTTGCACTGTGTCaggga GAATCTGCAGCTGGTGTCTGGTCTGTCCTTGGTGACATCTGACAACCCTCATCTGTTTAATAACTCTGATGTGACACTTGAAGAATATACTGAGTGGTACCATTCGCAAGGTGCCCAGTTGCCCTTCAACCTCTCCAACTGCAGCCTGGAAACTGAGATGAACAAG GGGGTGGACGGTACCGGTTTGGCATTTATTGCCTTCACTGAGGCAATGACACAGTTTCCTGCCGCTCCCTTCTGGTCTGCCATGTTTTTCCTCATGCTCCTAAACCTGGGCCTCAGCACCATGTTCGGCACTATGGAGGGTATGCTCACCCCCCTCGCTGACCACTTTACCGCCATAGCGAAGCACAAGAGGCTTTTCACAG TGTTCAGCTGTGTTGTAGGTTTTGGTATTGGCCTGCTTTTCACCCAGCGCTGTGGGAACTATTTTGTGACCATGTTTGATGATTACTCCGCCACCCTCCCTCTCATCATTGTCGTTGTGTTTGAGAACTTCAGCGTTGCCTGGATCTACGGGGCTGACAG ATTCCTGAAGGACATCGAGAAAATGCTTCAGTGGCACCCTCCATTGATCTATAAATACCTGTGGAAGTATGTGTGTCCGCTGGCCATGATCGGCCTGCTGGGTGCCAGCCTCCTAAACATGTTCTTTGAAACCCCTTCTTACAGCGCATGGGATCGTGATACG GCATCTAAGGTGACTCTGGCTTACCCAGGCTGGGCTCTGGCTCTTCTCACCAGCCTCATCATTATTGCAACTCTCCCTGTTCCCATCTGCTACATTCACCACACACTCCTGGGCAACCTAAGACGGTCACACGGACAGAGAGGCGGTGCTAACC
- the LOC114796073 gene encoding sodium-dependent neutral amino acid transporter B(0)AT2-like isoform X1: MEKAPLPADAGAGEGQHTDMAAGEQEQEFAVVTTRDGWDSKLEYVLAQVGFSVGLGNVWRFPYLCHQNGGGAFMLLYILLMLLVGVPLFFLELAAGQSIRQGSIGVWKQISPKLAGIGFSSCVVCFFVALYYNVIISWSLFYLGNSFQNPLPWEKCPQTLNGTMVKECELSSPTTYFWFREALDITNSINQIGEFNPIITGCLLAAWAIVFLAMFKGIKSSGKVMYFSSVFPYIVLLCFLIRGLLLDGASEGIIYMLYPKLEIWGSVKVWRQAATQVFFALGLGFGSVIAYSSYNPRKNNCHRDALMVSSINFLTSVLASLVVFAVLGFRAKNIALHCVRENLQLVSGLSLVTSDNPHLFNNSDVTLEEYTEWYHSQGAQLPFNLSNCSLETEMNKGVDGTGLAFIAFTEAMTQFPAAPFWSAMFFLMLLNLGLSTMFGTMEGMLTPLADHFTAIAKHKRLFTVFSCVVGFGIGLLFTQRCGNYFVTMFDDYSATLPLIIVVVFENFSVAWIYGADRFLKDIEKMLQWHPPLIYKYLWKYVCPLAMIGLLGASLLNMFFETPSYSAWDRDTASKVTLAYPGWALALLTSLIIIATLPVPICYIHHTLLGNLRRSHGQRGGANHSLENGNYTWCSTEDPDVAAQDSTSLSPVAEENYRLLNQEDEEESSSV; this comes from the exons ATGGAGAAAGCGCCATTGCCAGCAGATGCCGGGGCAGGAGAGGGTCAGCACACCGACATGGCAGCGGGTGAACAGGAGCAGGAATTTGCAGTTGTAACCACACGTGATGGGTGGGACAGTAAGCTGGAGTATGTTCTGGCACAGGTTGGCTTCAGCGTGGGACTGGGAAATGTTTGGCGCTTCCCTTACTTGTGCCACCAAAatggaggag GTGCCTTCATGCTGCTCTATATTCTTCTCATGCTGCTCGTCGGGGTTCCTTTGTTTTTCCTGGAGCTGGCAGCTGGACAGAGCATCCGACAGGGCAGCATTGGTGTCTGGAAGCAGATTTCCCCTAAACTGGCAGGGATTGGCTTCTCCAGCTGCGTG GTGTGCTTCTTTGTGGCACTTTATTATAACGTGATCATTAGCTGGAGTCTGTTCTACCTGGGGAACTCCTTCCAGAACCCGTTACCATGGGAGAAATGTCCACAGACGCTCAATGGCACAA tggtgaagGAGTGTGAACTCAGCTCCCCAACGACCTATTTTTGGTTCCGGGAAGCTCTGGACATAACCAACTCAATTAACCAGATTGGGGAATTTAACCCCATAATCACTGGCTGCTTGCTGGCCGCGTGGGCCATCGTTTTTCTTGCTATGTTCAAAGGTATCAAGTCATCAGGAAAG GTGATGTACTTCTCCTCTGTCTTCCCGTACATCGTGCTTTTATGTTTCCTTATCCGTGGCCTGCTGTTGGATGGAGCTTCAGAGGGAATCATCTACATGCTATACCCCAAG ttGGAGATCTGGGGGAGTGTGAAGGTGTGGCGACAGGCTGCCACTCAAGTGTTTTTTGCCCTGGGCCTTGGCTTTGGTTCAGTCATTGCGTACTCCTCCTACAACCCAAGAAAGAACAACTGCCACCGCGATGCACTTATGGTTTCCTCAATCAACTTCCTCACCTCTGTCCTTGCTTCACTCGTCGTCTTTGCTGTACTTGGCTTCCGAGCCAAGAACATCGCCTTGCACTGTGTCaggga GAATCTGCAGCTGGTGTCTGGTCTGTCCTTGGTGACATCTGACAACCCTCATCTGTTTAATAACTCTGATGTGACACTTGAAGAATATACTGAGTGGTACCATTCGCAAGGTGCCCAGTTGCCCTTCAACCTCTCCAACTGCAGCCTGGAAACTGAGATGAACAAG GGGGTGGACGGTACCGGTTTGGCATTTATTGCCTTCACTGAGGCAATGACACAGTTTCCTGCCGCTCCCTTCTGGTCTGCCATGTTTTTCCTCATGCTCCTAAACCTGGGCCTCAGCACCATGTTCGGCACTATGGAGGGTATGCTCACCCCCCTCGCTGACCACTTTACCGCCATAGCGAAGCACAAGAGGCTTTTCACAG TGTTCAGCTGTGTTGTAGGTTTTGGTATTGGCCTGCTTTTCACCCAGCGCTGTGGGAACTATTTTGTGACCATGTTTGATGATTACTCCGCCACCCTCCCTCTCATCATTGTCGTTGTGTTTGAGAACTTCAGCGTTGCCTGGATCTACGGGGCTGACAG ATTCCTGAAGGACATCGAGAAAATGCTTCAGTGGCACCCTCCATTGATCTATAAATACCTGTGGAAGTATGTGTGTCCGCTGGCCATGATCGGCCTGCTGGGTGCCAGCCTCCTAAACATGTTCTTTGAAACCCCTTCTTACAGCGCATGGGATCGTGATACG GCATCTAAGGTGACTCTGGCTTACCCAGGCTGGGCTCTGGCTCTTCTCACCAGCCTCATCATTATTGCAACTCTCCCTGTTCCCATCTGCTACATTCACCACACACTCCTGGGCAACCTAAGACGGTCACACGGACAGAGAGGCGGTGCTAACC